A part of Mucilaginibacter defluvii genomic DNA contains:
- a CDS encoding ABC transporter permease: protein MAGNDTIARVRAMLRQNKLAACGLAFIIVSIVLATLGYVIMPDNTPLANNMSVQLSVKHPGARYQILRIRKPEKVDTVSIISKMLFGQPDAYREVPLTAFHFKADSIYIDEYIGDEDAPEKHAYNIFEVLTGKKTVYKNGLVSFALPNGKQQQVNADEGIYKRVSDEIVDRQIATRTFVLGSDIYGRDVLSRVILGARVSLAVGFLAVLISLVIGVLIGAVAGYFGGWVDAILSWLMNILWSLPALLLVIAISFALGKGLWQIFVAVGLSMWVEVARLVRGQVMAVKKMEYVEAARALGYTHSRIIFKHILPNIFGPVLVIAASNFASAILLESGLSFLGFGAQPPMPTWGGMIKEHYGYIVMDAAYLAIIPGLAIMLTVFAFNVLTTGLRDAFDIKSQNIRV, encoded by the coding sequence GCGTGTGCGGGCCATGCTGAGGCAGAACAAGCTGGCCGCATGCGGTTTGGCATTTATTATTGTCAGCATTGTATTGGCAACGCTTGGTTATGTGATAATGCCTGATAATACGCCTCTCGCTAATAATATGTCGGTGCAGCTAAGCGTGAAACATCCGGGTGCGCGTTATCAGATACTAAGAATCAGGAAGCCTGAGAAAGTAGATACGGTAAGCATCATCAGCAAAATGCTTTTTGGTCAGCCCGATGCTTATCGTGAAGTGCCGTTAACCGCTTTTCATTTTAAGGCTGACTCTATTTATATTGACGAATATATAGGCGATGAAGATGCTCCTGAAAAACATGCCTATAATATATTCGAGGTACTCACCGGAAAAAAAACGGTTTATAAAAACGGGCTTGTGAGTTTCGCTTTGCCAAACGGAAAACAGCAGCAAGTGAATGCAGATGAGGGTATTTATAAACGTGTATCCGATGAGATAGTTGATAGGCAAATTGCAACCCGAACTTTTGTTTTAGGTAGCGATATTTACGGGCGTGATGTTTTGAGCAGGGTTATCCTTGGTGCCCGGGTGTCATTAGCGGTAGGATTTCTGGCGGTGCTGATTAGCCTTGTGATCGGTGTTTTAATCGGGGCTGTAGCAGGTTATTTCGGCGGCTGGGTTGATGCCATATTAAGCTGGCTGATGAACATCCTATGGTCGTTACCGGCATTGCTGCTGGTTATCGCCATATCCTTTGCGCTGGGCAAGGGCTTATGGCAAATATTTGTAGCGGTAGGTTTATCTATGTGGGTAGAGGTTGCGCGGTTGGTGCGCGGACAGGTAATGGCCGTTAAAAAAATGGAATATGTTGAAGCGGCGCGTGCCTTGGGTTATACGCATAGCCGCATTATTTTTAAGCATATACTGCCTAATATTTTCGGGCCGGTGCTGGTTATCGCGGCATCTAACTTTGCATCAGCTATTTTGCTCGAGTCGGGCCTGAGTTTTTTGGGATTTGGCGCGCAGCCGCCTATGCCTACCTGGGGCGGAATGATTAAGGAGCATTATGGCTACATTGTAATGGATGCGGCTTACCTGGCCATAATTCCGGGCCTCGCCATTATGCTTACGGTTTTCGCTTTTAACGTACTCACTACCGGGCTGCGCGACGCCTTTGACATAAAATCGCAGAATATTCGGGTATAA